From the candidate division Zixibacteria bacterium HGW-Zixibacteria-1 genome, the window CCTGGTAACATTCACCGATGTCGAAATTACCAAGGATTTGCGGTTCGCAAAAATCTTTTATTCCGTCCTCGGTGATGAAAAATCGAAGAGTAAAACGTCGGCCTACCTGGATAAAATCAGGAACCGCGTTCAGGCTCAATTGGGGCGGTTGTTGAATATCAAATATATGCCCGAGATCTCCTTCCAGTTCGACCCGTCGATTGAACATGGGATGAAAATAGAAAAGTTGTTCGATGAAATAGCTGATAAGAGAAATGATAAAGACGAAGAAAATACATAAAGAAATAGAAACCCTGATTACCGGTGCCGGAACCATCCTGATTTCATCGCACGTGGATCCGGACGGCGACTCGCTTGGCTCTCAGTTGGCTCTAAGAAGATATCTTGTCAGCCTGGGCAAAAAGGTGTGGATCGTCAATCATGGATCGATACCGAGCAAGTATATGTTTCTTCCCGACATCGACCGGATCGTTCGGATCGATAATTTCAAATCGGAGGACAGATTCGACCTGGCCATTATCCTGGAGTGTCCCGATCCTGGCAGAACCGGGGATGTGAAACACCTTATTGGCGCCAATATGCCGATGATAAATATCGATCATCATCCCGATAACAGCGGCTATGGTAAAATAGCCCATCTCGACAGCGGGGCTTCCGCCGTCGCGGAAATGCTGACCGAGTATTTTCTTGAGGTCGGTTATAAGATCGATGACCCGGCGGCGACACAGCTGTACACCGCCATCATCACCGACACCGGGCGCTTTCGGTTCAGTTCCACCACCAGGAAAACCATGGAGGTTGCCGGGAGGTTGATCGAACTGGGCGCCGATCCTCGTTACATAAGCGACAACATTTATTATTCTTTCAGCGAATCGACCATGCGCCTGATCGGAAAAGTATTCTCGAAGTTTGAGCTTTTTGACAATGGTAAAATTTGCCTGATGGCACTTGATAACGACATGATGCGGCTGAACGATTTCAATTCGGCCGACACCGAGGGCATGGCCGAATATACTCTTTTCGGAAGAGGCGTCATTGTCGGCGGCCTGCTCAAGGAAATGGGGGAGGGGTCGACAAAAATATCGCTCCGGTCGCGTAACAGTATTAATGTGGGCGAGGTGGCGCACCGATACGGCGGAGGCGGGCACAATAATGCCGCGGGATTTCAAATCGATCTGCCGCTTAAGGCGGCACAGGAGAAAATCCTGAAGGATTTAAGGGAGATTGTCAATGGTACAGTATAACGGCATTCTTCTCTGTGAAAAACCGTACGGTGTTACCAGCCATAAGGTCATCCACGAATTAAGGCAGATAACCGATCAGAAAAAGATCGGACATACCGGAACGCTCGATCCGCGGGCAACCGGCCTGCTGGTACTCTGCCTTGGACGGGCCACCAAAATATCGCAGTTCCTGGGCAATCTCGACAAATCATATGATGCCGTGATCAGGCTGGGGCGGCGTTCATCGACCTATGACACCGAAGGTTTGGACATGGATGTGGAGCCGAATCCGGTACCCGACCTGACCGAAGCCGAGATCATCGAGCTGCTCGGGCAGTTCAAAGGCAAAATTACTCAAATAGTGCCGCCATATTCGGCGGTTAAAGTCGACGGCAGAAGATTGTATGATCTGGCCCGGAAAGGCAAAGAAGTCGAGTTACCTGAAAAGGAAGTCGAAATAAAAGATATCAAGCTTGTCAGGATGGAGCTTCCCGACCTGCATATATCGGTCGATTGTTCCAAGGGTACTTATATCCGGACACTGGCCGACGATATCGGGAATAAAATCGGGTGCGGCGCGCATCTGGCTTCACTTGTCCGAACCAGGGTCGGACAGTACAGTCTGAAGGATGCCATGACACTGGGCCAGGCAAAGCATTATCGTGACGCCGGAGTCCTGAATAAATATATAAAGCCGATTGAATCGGTTCTGCCTTTTCCCTGGCTGAAAGTTCACGAGGAATTCAGTCCGTTTATTCTGACCGGACGCACTCCCCGAATGAAGGATATCACTGAGGTCGGGGGACGGTTCGAAATCGACGAACTGATATCTTTGAAGGACCATAATAATAAAATAGTCGCTGTGGGTCGTGCCGAGGTGAATTCCAATTTATTCAGAGAAGGGGCCGACCATAACTTACTTAGATATGTCAGGGTGTTGAATTGAGTCTTGAACTGATTAGAGGTATCGAAAATTTCGAGGGCTTTGACGGCCGGACAGTGGCCACGATCGGGACCTTTGACGGGCTGCACCTGGGTCATCAGGCCATTTTGCATCAATTGAAGACGGCCGCCGAGCGGAAACAGGGGCGTGCCCTGGCCATTACTTTCGAACCTCATCCCCGGGTCCTGGTAACGCCCGATTCGCCGCCGTTGCTATTAACCTGCTTGAATGAAAAAGCACGCCTGTTCGAAAATTATCTCGACGGTACCCTTCTGATTCTCAATTTTACGCGCGAGCTGATGAATTTAACCGCCGAAGAATTCACCAGAACTTATCTGGTGGAACGGATAAATCTGGCCAAGCTTATTGTCGGCTATGACCATGCTTTCGGTAAAGGACGTTCCGGTACGATCAATGACCTGATGAATCTCAGCCGAAAATACTCATTCGAGTTGGAAATAGTCGATCCGGTCATTGTCAACGGCCGTCCGATATCATCCACCCGGATACGACACCTGCTGGCTGAGAATAATCTTCCTCGTGCAATCGAATTTCTGGGGCATCCGTATCCCTTGAGCGGCAAGGTTATCGGTGGTATCGGACTGGGCAAGAAGATCGGCTTTCCCACGGCCAATATCGAATACAGCCAGCGCAAACTTTTACCGACAGACGGTGTTTACTCCTGCTCGGTCGAATTAAAGGAAAACAAATATGACGGGATGATGTTTATCGGCAAGAATCACTTCAATCCGGCCGAGGCAAAATCGGTGGAAATCAATATCTTCGATTTCGATGAAAATATTTACGGTGCCGAGTTGTTCTGCTACCCGGAGGTATATATCCGGGAAAATCGCAAATACCCCAATACCGATGCTCTCGTCGAGCAGATTAAGCTGGACAAGAAAAAAATTCTAATGACGAAGAAATAGAGGAGAATTAATCAATGGCTATCACCAAAGAACAAAAAGAGGATATTATTGCACGGTACAGGCTGCACGACAAAGATACCGGGTCGCCTGAAGTGCAAATAGCCATCCTGTCGGAGGACATTACGGCCCTGACAGAGCATTTGAAAATGCACAACAAGGACTTTCACAGCCGCAGAGGGTTGTTGAAAAAAGTCGGACAGCGCAGACGGCTGCTCGATTACTTAAAAGATCGTGATATTGAAAGTTATCGTCATTTGATCGATCAGCTAAACATCAGACGATAACGCAGGAGCTTTTTTATGGAACAACGAGTTGAACTGGAAATAGGCGGCAAAACACTAAGCATCGAGACAGGAAAGGTCGCCAAACAGGCAAACGGAGCCGTTATGGTACGGCTGGCGGATACGGTCATTCTGTCGGCGGTGGTCAGCGGCGATGATCCGAACGACGGCCGCGATTTTTTCCCACTTACGATCGATTATCGTGAGAAAACATATGCAGCCGGAAAAATTCCCGGGGGCTTTTTCAAGCGTGAGGGAAGACCGTCCGAGAAAGAAATCCTTTCAATGAGGATTATCGACCGGCCGATCAGACCGCTTTTCCCCGAGGGGTTCGTCAATGAAGTGCAATGCCATAATATTGTACTATCCGCCGACCAGGAAAATGACGCTGATATTTTGTGTCTTATCGGGACTTCGGCCGCATTGACCATATCCGACATTCCTTTTGTCAAGACCATCGCCGGAGTAAGGATCGGACGCATTGACGGCCGGCTGATTATCAACCCGACCTTCAAGGAACTCGAGGAATCGGATATCAATATTACCGTCGCCGGATCCGCCGGATCGATCACCATGGTCGAAGGGGGCGGCCGTGAGATATCCGAAGCGGAAATGATCGAGGCGTTGGCTTTCGGTCATGAGCATATCAAAATGATCGTGGCTAAAATCGAGGAATTACGCGGGCTGGCCGGCAAACCGAAGATAGAGTTTGCACCGAAAACGGTTGATGAAGGCTTGAAGAATAAAATCACCGAAATGGCCAACGCGAAATTGAATGAATACAACAGGATTGCCGACAAGGACGAACGCCGGAACCTGAAGCACAAACTGAATGATGAAATCAAGGAGGCCCTGGCGGAAGAGTTTCCGGAGATGGAAGGGACCATCGGGAACATCATTCACGATCTGGATGCTTCCATCATGCGTGAGATGATCATCAAAGAAGGACGCCGCATTGACGGCCGCGGCCCCGATGAGGTGCGTCCAATCACCTGCGAGGTCGGCGTCCTGCCGCGAACGCACGGTTCGGCGCTGTTCACACGCGGCCAGACCCAGGCGCTGGTGACACTGACTCTCGGCACCAAGATCGACGAGCAGCGCATTGACGACCTTGAGGGCGAATCAACCAAGAGCTACATGCTGCATTATAACTTCCCGTCATTTTCGGTAGGTGAAGTGCGTCCGATTCGCGGCGTCAGCCGCCGGGAAGTCGGGCATGGTGCTCTTGCCGAGCGGGCTCTCCAGCCGATTATTCCGGTCGAGGGGAAATTCCCTTACACGATTCGCATCGTTTCCGATATCCTCGAATCGAACGGCTCATCCTCGATGGCCTCGGTTTGCGGCGGATCGCTGGCCCTTATGGACGGCGGCGTGCCGACCAAAACAGCGGTGGCCGGCGTGGCCATGGGACTGATCAAAGATGATGACAAAGTCATCATTCTGACCGACATCCTCGGCGATGAGGATCATTTCGGCGACATGGACTTCAAGGTAACCGGCACCGACAAAGGTATCACCGCATTTCAGATGGATATCAAGATCACCGGTATCGACCTCAATTTGATGGCCCAGGCGATGGAGAAGGCCCGGCAGGGAAGACTTCACATTCTGGGCAAGATGAATGAGGTCATCAGCAAGAATCGGGACAACCTGTCGTCCTATGCACCCAGAATCCTAACCATCAAGATTCCGGTCGAGAAGATCGGTGAGGTTATTGGACCGGGCGGCAAGATGATCAGGTCGATCGTCGAGGCTACCGGCGCCAAGATCGATATCGAAGATGATGGTACCGTCATGATAGCTTCGGTCGATGCTGCGGCCGGTGAAAAGGCGAAGGAAATGATTGAATCGCTGACCGAAGAGGCCGAGGTCAACAAGGTCTAT encodes:
- a CDS encoding 30S ribosomal protein S15, coding for MAITKEQKEDIIARYRLHDKDTGSPEVQIAILSEDITALTEHLKMHNKDFHSRRGLLKKVGQRRRLLDYLKDRDIESYRHLIDQLNIRR
- the truB gene encoding tRNA pseudouridine(55) synthase TruB codes for the protein MVQYNGILLCEKPYGVTSHKVIHELRQITDQKKIGHTGTLDPRATGLLVLCLGRATKISQFLGNLDKSYDAVIRLGRRSSTYDTEGLDMDVEPNPVPDLTEAEIIELLGQFKGKITQIVPPYSAVKVDGRRLYDLARKGKEVELPEKEVEIKDIKLVRMELPDLHISVDCSKGTYIRTLADDIGNKIGCGAHLASLVRTRVGQYSLKDAMTLGQAKHYRDAGVLNKYIKPIESVLPFPWLKVHEEFSPFILTGRTPRMKDITEVGGRFEIDELISLKDHNNKIVAVGRAEVNSNLFREGADHNLLRYVRVLN
- the rbfA gene encoding ribosome-binding factor A, producing MKQFKRSERIRSQMLRDIQLLLEHDTAAHLDSLVTFTDVEITKDLRFAKIFYSVLGDEKSKSKTSAYLDKIRNRVQAQLGRLLNIKYMPEISFQFDPSIEHGMKIEKLFDEIADKRNDKDEENT
- a CDS encoding riboflavin biosynthesis protein RibF, translating into MCQGVELSLELIRGIENFEGFDGRTVATIGTFDGLHLGHQAILHQLKTAAERKQGRALAITFEPHPRVLVTPDSPPLLLTCLNEKARLFENYLDGTLLILNFTRELMNLTAEEFTRTYLVERINLAKLIVGYDHAFGKGRSGTINDLMNLSRKYSFELEIVDPVIVNGRPISSTRIRHLLAENNLPRAIEFLGHPYPLSGKVIGGIGLGKKIGFPTANIEYSQRKLLPTDGVYSCSVELKENKYDGMMFIGKNHFNPAEAKSVEINIFDFDENIYGAELFCYPEVYIRENRKYPNTDALVEQIKLDKKKILMTKK
- the pnp gene encoding polyribonucleotide nucleotidyltransferase, producing MEQRVELEIGGKTLSIETGKVAKQANGAVMVRLADTVILSAVVSGDDPNDGRDFFPLTIDYREKTYAAGKIPGGFFKREGRPSEKEILSMRIIDRPIRPLFPEGFVNEVQCHNIVLSADQENDADILCLIGTSAALTISDIPFVKTIAGVRIGRIDGRLIINPTFKELEESDINITVAGSAGSITMVEGGGREISEAEMIEALAFGHEHIKMIVAKIEELRGLAGKPKIEFAPKTVDEGLKNKITEMANAKLNEYNRIADKDERRNLKHKLNDEIKEALAEEFPEMEGTIGNIIHDLDASIMREMIIKEGRRIDGRGPDEVRPITCEVGVLPRTHGSALFTRGQTQALVTLTLGTKIDEQRIDDLEGESTKSYMLHYNFPSFSVGEVRPIRGVSRREVGHGALAERALQPIIPVEGKFPYTIRIVSDILESNGSSSMASVCGGSLALMDGGVPTKTAVAGVAMGLIKDDDKVIILTDILGDEDHFGDMDFKVTGTDKGITAFQMDIKITGIDLNLMAQAMEKARQGRLHILGKMNEVISKNRDNLSSYAPRILTIKIPVEKIGEVIGPGGKMIRSIVEATGAKIDIEDDGTVMIASVDAAAGEKAKEMIESLTEEAEVNKVYMGTVRRITNFGAFIEILPGTDGLLHISEIDVGHVARVEDFFRLGDQVEVKVIAIDPEGKIRLSRKALLKDGARSK